A section of the Roseovarius sp. W115 genome encodes:
- a CDS encoding MATE family efflux transporter, with protein MAHVEARFVEGNLMRHVSTMSLTSSVGLMAIFAVDLIDVLFISMLGQEALAAAAGYASVVMFFASAVNIGLSVAAGVLVANSLGGGKDLPAREHAFSSSMFAIVFGILIPLLMLPNLDFILGLLGASGDVAERAKDYLWIILPTTFMSGLGMTTVAVLRAYGDGKRAMYPSLMGALVNGVLDPILIFSLSMGLEGAAWATVAARFVTMVVAIWPAFRLYNAFAIPRVQCFMYDIREGMQIAAPAILATIATPVGVAIVTREMAKYGTDAVAGMAIINRMIPVVFSVVLALSGSIGPIMGQNFGAGRLDRVRETFVDGVIFAGLYVVGIAAALFVFRTPIADLFGAEGMTRDLIFLFCGPLALASFFNAVIFVANASFNNLGHPGYSTWVNWGRQTLGTLPLVLLGGALFGAPGVLIGQAVGGVIFAGVAAWISLWMMTDQKHPMRQLTCRFQLQRRMHEVCLRCNR; from the coding sequence TTGGCCCATGTAGAAGCGCGATTTGTTGAAGGCAATCTGATGCGACATGTCTCAACCATGTCGCTCACCTCCAGCGTTGGCCTGATGGCCATTTTCGCGGTGGACCTCATAGATGTGCTCTTCATTTCTATGCTGGGGCAAGAGGCGCTGGCCGCCGCTGCGGGCTATGCCAGCGTGGTGATGTTCTTTGCTAGCGCTGTGAATATTGGATTGTCCGTTGCCGCTGGCGTTTTGGTGGCGAACTCGCTGGGCGGGGGCAAGGATCTTCCGGCGCGCGAACACGCGTTCAGTTCCAGCATGTTTGCGATTGTTTTTGGCATTCTGATCCCACTGCTTATGTTGCCTAATCTCGACTTTATCCTCGGCCTTCTGGGCGCGTCCGGTGACGTGGCCGAGCGGGCCAAGGATTACCTTTGGATCATTCTGCCCACGACTTTCATGTCGGGCCTTGGCATGACCACTGTCGCCGTTCTGCGCGCCTATGGCGATGGCAAGCGTGCTATGTACCCGTCACTGATGGGGGCGTTGGTCAACGGCGTGCTGGATCCCATCCTGATCTTCTCGCTGTCCATGGGGCTTGAAGGCGCAGCCTGGGCCACGGTCGCGGCGCGGTTTGTGACGATGGTGGTTGCGATCTGGCCTGCGTTCCGGCTTTACAACGCCTTTGCGATCCCGCGCGTGCAATGCTTCATGTATGACATCCGCGAAGGCATGCAGATTGCCGCACCAGCGATCCTCGCCACGATTGCGACGCCGGTCGGCGTGGCCATCGTGACCCGTGAAATGGCGAAATACGGCACTGACGCTGTGGCAGGCATGGCGATCATCAATCGCATGATCCCCGTGGTCTTTTCCGTTGTTCTGGCGCTTTCCGGGTCCATAGGTCCGATTATGGGACAGAATTTCGGGGCAGGGCGGCTTGATCGGGTGCGTGAGACCTTTGTCGACGGGGTGATCTTCGCCGGGCTCTACGTTGTGGGCATCGCCGCCGCGCTGTTCGTCTTCCGCACACCGATTGCCGATCTTTTTGGCGCAGAGGGCATGACACGTGACCTGATCTTCCTCTTTTGCGGGCCCTTAGCGCTTGCAAGCTTCTTCAACGCGGTGATTTTCGTGGCCAATGCCTCTTTCAACAATCTTGGCCATCCGGGCTATTCAACCTGGGTCAACTGGGGGCGTCAGACCTTGGGCACATTGCCTTTGGTTTTGTTGGGTGGCGCGTTGTTTGGAGCGCCCGGTGTGCTCATTGGTCAAGCCGTGGGCGGGGTGATCTTTGCCGGAGTTGCAGCCTGGATCAGCCTGTGGATGATGACAGATCAGAAACACCCTATGAGGCAGTTGACTTGCCGGTTTCAGCTTCAGCGCCGAATGCATGAGGTGTGCCTGCGGTGCAACCGCTGA